The proteins below come from a single Salvelinus fontinalis isolate EN_2023a chromosome 1, ASM2944872v1, whole genome shotgun sequence genomic window:
- the papss2b gene encoding bifunctional 3'-phosphoadenosine 5'-phosphosulfate synthase 2b isoform X2 has product MSGIKKQRTDLQRATNVVYQAHHVSRSKRGQVVGTREGFRGCTVWLTGLSGAGKTTVGFALEEYLVSHGIPCYSLDGDNIRQGLNRNLGFTSVDREENIRRIAEVAKLFADAGLVCITSFISPFTKDRQEAKKIHVQSGLPFFEVFVDAPLEVCESRDVKGLYKKARAGEIKGFTGIDSPFEKPESPDLVLKTGQISANECIQQVVELLKEQNIVPTGVTEEVTELFVPENKLDLALSDAKTLPTVSITKLDLQWVQVLAEGWASPLKGFMREREFLQVLHFNTLLDGGNINLSVPIVLPVSKESKEKLDGCAAFALEFKGCRVAILRNPEFYEHRKEERCARQWGTTCPQHPYIKMVMEGGDWLVGGDLEVLEQIKWNDGLDQYRFTPRELKQKFKEMKADAIFAFQLRNPVHNGHALLMQDTKRRLLERGYKNPVLLLHPLGGWTKDDDVPLDWRIKQHAAVLEEGVLDPASTIVAIFPSPMMYAGPTEVQWHCRARMIAGANFYIVGRDPAGMPHPETKQSLYEPTHGAKVLTMAPGLPSVEIIPFRVAAYNKTKRSMDFYDKERHQEFEFISGTKMRRMARSGENPPDGFMANKAWKVLTEYYSSLQKDE; this is encoded by the exons ATGTCTGGGATAAAAAAACAAAGAACG GACCTTCAGAGGGCCACTAATGTCGTGTACCAGGCTCACCATGTGAGCCGGTCCAAACGAGGCCAAGTGGTGGGCACCAGAGAGGGCTTCAGAGGTTGCACTGTCTGGCTCACTG GTTTGTCAGGTGCCGGAAAGACAACCGTCGGCTTTGCCCTGGAGGAGTACTTGGTGTCCCATGGTATTCCCTGCTACTCCCTGGATGGGGATAACATCAGACAGGGGCTGAACAGGAACCTTGGCTTCACCTCTGTGGACAGGGAGGAGAACATCAGGCGCATCGCTGAGGTGGCCAAGCTGTTTGCAGATGCAGGATTGGTCTGCATCACCAGCTTCATTTCTCCATTCACTAAG GACCGGCAAGAAGCCAAAAAGATCCATGTACAATCTGGACTGCCGTTCTTCGAGGTGTTCGTCGATGCTCCCCTGGAGGTGTGTGAGAGCAGGGATGTCAAAGGCCTCTACAAGAAGGCCCGTGCTGGAGAGATTAAAG GCTTTACGGGCATTGATTCGCCTTTTGAGAAGCCTGAGTCACCTGATCTTGTGCTGAAGACTGGACAGATCTCAGCGAATGAGTGCATCCAGCAGGTGGTCGAGCTGCTTAAGGAACAG AACATTGTGCCCACTGGTGTGACAGAGGAAGTGACTGAGCTCTTTGTGCCAGAGAACAAGCTGGACTTGGCACTGAGCGACGCCAAGACACTGCCTACCGTCAGCATCACCAAG CTGGACCTCCAGTGGGTGCAGGTGCTGGCAGAGGGCTGGGCCAGCCCCCTCAAGGGCTTCATGAGGGAGAGGGAGTTCCTGCAGGTTCTGCACTTCAACACTCTTCTGGATG GTGGAAACATCAACCTCTCTGTGCCGATCGTCCTGCCCGTTTCCAAAGAGAGCAAAGAGAAGCTGGACGGCTGCGCAGCGTTCGCACTTGAGTTCAAAGGTTGCAGAGTGGCAATTCTCCGCAACCCTGAGTTTTATGAACATCGGAAGGAAGAGCGTTGTGCCAGGCAGTGGGGAACCACATGTCCTCAGCATCCTTACATCAAG ATGGTTATGGAGGGTGGTGATTGGCTGGTTGGTGGAGATTTGGAGGTGCTAGAGCAAATCAAATGGAACGATGGTCTGGACCAATACCGCTTCACTCCAAGAGAACTGAAACAAAAGTTCAAGGAAATGAAAGCAG ACGCCATCTTCGCCTTCCAGCTTCGCAACCCGGTCCACAATGGCCACGCCCTCCTGATGCAAGACACGAAGCGGCGGCTGCTGGAGCGAGGCTACAAGAACCCTGTCCTGCTGCTTCACCCGCTGGGAGGCTGGACCAAAGACGATGACGTGCCTCTGGACTGGCGCATAAAACAGCATGCTGCCGTACTGGAGGAGGGGGTACTGGACCCAGCCAGCACCATCGTGGCCatattcccctcccccatgatgtATGCTGGACCCACTGAG GTACAGTGGCACTGCCGGGCACGAATGATAGCTGGTGCCAACTTCTACATCGTTGGTCGCGACCCTGCGGGCATGCCTCACCCTGAGACCAAGCAGAGCCTGTATGAGCCCACCCACGGGGCCAAGGTCCTCACCATGGCCCCTGGTCTCCCCTCTGTAGAGATCATCCCCTTCAGAGTGGCTGCCTACAACAAGACTAAAAGATCTATGGACTTCTATGATAAGGAGAG ACACCAGGAATTTGAGTTCATATCTGGGACCAAGATGAGGAGGATGGCACGCAGCGGAGAGAACCCCCCGGATGGTTTCATGGCCAATAAGGCCTGGAAGGTCCTCACAGAGTACTACAGCTCCCTGCAGAAGGACGAATGA
- the papss2b gene encoding bifunctional 3'-phosphoadenosine 5'-phosphosulfate synthase 2b isoform X1, giving the protein MCNRAISLWFQDLQRATNVVYQAHHVSRSKRGQVVGTREGFRGCTVWLTGLSGAGKTTVGFALEEYLVSHGIPCYSLDGDNIRQGLNRNLGFTSVDREENIRRIAEVAKLFADAGLVCITSFISPFTKDRQEAKKIHVQSGLPFFEVFVDAPLEVCESRDVKGLYKKARAGEIKGFTGIDSPFEKPESPDLVLKTGQISANECIQQVVELLKEQNIVPTGVTEEVTELFVPENKLDLALSDAKTLPTVSITKLDLQWVQVLAEGWASPLKGFMREREFLQVLHFNTLLDGGNINLSVPIVLPVSKESKEKLDGCAAFALEFKGCRVAILRNPEFYEHRKEERCARQWGTTCPQHPYIKMVMEGGDWLVGGDLEVLEQIKWNDGLDQYRFTPRELKQKFKEMKADAIFAFQLRNPVHNGHALLMQDTKRRLLERGYKNPVLLLHPLGGWTKDDDVPLDWRIKQHAAVLEEGVLDPASTIVAIFPSPMMYAGPTEVQWHCRARMIAGANFYIVGRDPAGMPHPETKQSLYEPTHGAKVLTMAPGLPSVEIIPFRVAAYNKTKRSMDFYDKERHQEFEFISGTKMRRMARSGENPPDGFMANKAWKVLTEYYSSLQKDE; this is encoded by the exons ATGTGCAATCGTGCAATCTCTCTGTGGTTCCAGGACCTTCAGAGGGCCACTAATGTCGTGTACCAGGCTCACCATGTGAGCCGGTCCAAACGAGGCCAAGTGGTGGGCACCAGAGAGGGCTTCAGAGGTTGCACTGTCTGGCTCACTG GTTTGTCAGGTGCCGGAAAGACAACCGTCGGCTTTGCCCTGGAGGAGTACTTGGTGTCCCATGGTATTCCCTGCTACTCCCTGGATGGGGATAACATCAGACAGGGGCTGAACAGGAACCTTGGCTTCACCTCTGTGGACAGGGAGGAGAACATCAGGCGCATCGCTGAGGTGGCCAAGCTGTTTGCAGATGCAGGATTGGTCTGCATCACCAGCTTCATTTCTCCATTCACTAAG GACCGGCAAGAAGCCAAAAAGATCCATGTACAATCTGGACTGCCGTTCTTCGAGGTGTTCGTCGATGCTCCCCTGGAGGTGTGTGAGAGCAGGGATGTCAAAGGCCTCTACAAGAAGGCCCGTGCTGGAGAGATTAAAG GCTTTACGGGCATTGATTCGCCTTTTGAGAAGCCTGAGTCACCTGATCTTGTGCTGAAGACTGGACAGATCTCAGCGAATGAGTGCATCCAGCAGGTGGTCGAGCTGCTTAAGGAACAG AACATTGTGCCCACTGGTGTGACAGAGGAAGTGACTGAGCTCTTTGTGCCAGAGAACAAGCTGGACTTGGCACTGAGCGACGCCAAGACACTGCCTACCGTCAGCATCACCAAG CTGGACCTCCAGTGGGTGCAGGTGCTGGCAGAGGGCTGGGCCAGCCCCCTCAAGGGCTTCATGAGGGAGAGGGAGTTCCTGCAGGTTCTGCACTTCAACACTCTTCTGGATG GTGGAAACATCAACCTCTCTGTGCCGATCGTCCTGCCCGTTTCCAAAGAGAGCAAAGAGAAGCTGGACGGCTGCGCAGCGTTCGCACTTGAGTTCAAAGGTTGCAGAGTGGCAATTCTCCGCAACCCTGAGTTTTATGAACATCGGAAGGAAGAGCGTTGTGCCAGGCAGTGGGGAACCACATGTCCTCAGCATCCTTACATCAAG ATGGTTATGGAGGGTGGTGATTGGCTGGTTGGTGGAGATTTGGAGGTGCTAGAGCAAATCAAATGGAACGATGGTCTGGACCAATACCGCTTCACTCCAAGAGAACTGAAACAAAAGTTCAAGGAAATGAAAGCAG ACGCCATCTTCGCCTTCCAGCTTCGCAACCCGGTCCACAATGGCCACGCCCTCCTGATGCAAGACACGAAGCGGCGGCTGCTGGAGCGAGGCTACAAGAACCCTGTCCTGCTGCTTCACCCGCTGGGAGGCTGGACCAAAGACGATGACGTGCCTCTGGACTGGCGCATAAAACAGCATGCTGCCGTACTGGAGGAGGGGGTACTGGACCCAGCCAGCACCATCGTGGCCatattcccctcccccatgatgtATGCTGGACCCACTGAG GTACAGTGGCACTGCCGGGCACGAATGATAGCTGGTGCCAACTTCTACATCGTTGGTCGCGACCCTGCGGGCATGCCTCACCCTGAGACCAAGCAGAGCCTGTATGAGCCCACCCACGGGGCCAAGGTCCTCACCATGGCCCCTGGTCTCCCCTCTGTAGAGATCATCCCCTTCAGAGTGGCTGCCTACAACAAGACTAAAAGATCTATGGACTTCTATGATAAGGAGAG ACACCAGGAATTTGAGTTCATATCTGGGACCAAGATGAGGAGGATGGCACGCAGCGGAGAGAACCCCCCGGATGGTTTCATGGCCAATAAGGCCTGGAAGGTCCTCACAGAGTACTACAGCTCCCTGCAGAAGGACGAATGA